A part of Variovorax sp. HW608 genomic DNA contains:
- the rpsE gene encoding 30S ribosomal protein S5: MAKIQARTQNEGPEDGLREKMIAINRVTKVVKGGRILGFAALTVVGDGDGRVGMGKGKSKEVPAAVQKAMEEARRNLMKISIKNGTLHHRVTGHHGAASVVMIPAPKGTGIIAGGPMRAVFEVMGITDIVAKSHGSSNPYNMVRATLDGLKNSTTASEVAAKRGLTVEELFA; the protein is encoded by the coding sequence ATGGCAAAGATTCAGGCAAGAACGCAGAACGAAGGACCCGAGGACGGTCTGCGCGAGAAGATGATCGCGATCAACCGCGTCACCAAGGTGGTGAAGGGTGGTCGTATCCTTGGTTTCGCAGCGCTCACCGTGGTGGGTGACGGCGACGGCCGCGTCGGCATGGGCAAGGGCAAGTCCAAGGAAGTGCCCGCTGCCGTGCAGAAGGCAATGGAAGAAGCGCGTCGCAATCTGATGAAGATTTCGATCAAGAACGGCACGCTGCATCACCGCGTGACGGGCCACCATGGCGCCGCTTCGGTGGTCATGATTCCGGCGCCCAAGGGTACCGGCATCATCGCCGGCGGCCCGATGCGCGCCGTCTTCGAAGTCATGGGCATCACCGACATCGTGGCCAAGAGCCATGGCTCGTCGAACCCCTACAACATGGTCCGGGCCACCCTGGACGGCCTGAAGAATTCGACGACCGCGTCAGAAGTCGCTGCCAAGCGCGGCCTGACCGTCGAAGAACTCTTCGCCTGA
- the rplR gene encoding 50S ribosomal protein L18: MLTKKAQRLRRSRQTRIRIATQGVARLTVNRTNLHIYATVISGDGSKVLASASTAEAEVRAALGASGKGGNTAAATAIGKRIAEKAKAAGVEKVAFDRAGFAYHGRVKALADAAREAGLQF; this comes from the coding sequence ATGTTGACCAAAAAAGCACAGCGTCTCCGTCGCTCGCGTCAGACCCGCATCCGCATTGCAACGCAAGGCGTGGCACGTCTGACGGTGAACCGCACCAATCTGCACATCTACGCCACCGTCATCTCCGGCGACGGCTCGAAGGTGCTTGCAAGCGCCTCGACCGCGGAAGCCGAAGTGCGCGCCGCCCTGGGCGCCTCGGGCAAGGGTGGCAACACCGCTGCCGCAACCGCCATCGGCAAGCGCATCGCCGAAAAGGCGAAGGCTGCCGGCGTGGAAAAGGTTGCCTTCGATCGCGCAGGCTTCGCATACCACGGTCGCGTCAAGGCGCTGGCCGATGCGGCCCGCGAAGCCGGCCTGCAGTTCTAA
- the rpsH gene encoding 30S ribosomal protein S8 codes for MSMSDPIADLLTRIRNAQMVAKPTVSVPSSKVKVAIAQVLKDEGYIDGFKVKTEAGKSELEIALKYYAGRPVIERIERVSRPGLRVYKASAAIPQVQNGLGVAIVTTPKGVMTDRKARAAGVGGEVLCYVA; via the coding sequence ATGAGCATGAGTGATCCCATTGCCGACCTGCTGACGCGTATCCGCAACGCGCAGATGGTGGCGAAGCCCACCGTGTCGGTTCCGTCTTCCAAGGTGAAGGTCGCAATCGCACAAGTCCTGAAGGACGAGGGCTATATCGACGGCTTCAAGGTCAAGACCGAAGCCGGCAAGAGCGAGCTCGAGATCGCGCTGAAGTACTACGCTGGCCGTCCGGTCATCGAGCGCATCGAGCGCGTGAGCCGCCCCGGCCTGCGCGTCTACAAGGCCAGCGCCGCGATTCCGCAAGTCCAGAACGGCCTCGGCGTTGCCATCGTCACGACCCCGAAGGGCGTGATGACGGACCGCAAGGCGCGCGCCGCCGGTGTCGGTGGCGAAGTGCTGTGCTACGTCGCCTAA
- the rpsN gene encoding 30S ribosomal protein S14 translates to MAKVALIERELKREKLVAKYAAKHAELKAIANDAKKSDEERAAARLALQKLPRNANPTRQRNRCEITGRPRGTFRQFGLARAKIREMAFNGDIPGVTKASW, encoded by the coding sequence GTGGCTAAAGTAGCTTTGATCGAGCGCGAGCTCAAGCGAGAAAAACTGGTCGCAAAGTACGCCGCCAAGCATGCGGAACTGAAGGCGATCGCCAACGACGCAAAGAAGAGCGACGAAGAGCGCGCAGCTGCCCGCCTGGCTCTGCAGAAGCTCCCGCGCAATGCGAACCCGACGCGCCAGCGCAACCGCTGCGAAATCACGGGTCGTCCGCGCGGCACCTTCCGTCAATTCGGTCTGGCGCGCGCCAAGATCCGCGAAATGGCCTTCAACGGCGACATCCCTGGTGTCACCAAGGCCAGCTGGTAA
- the rpmD gene encoding 50S ribosomal protein L30 — MTTQQQTVKVQLVKSPIGTKQSHRATVRGLGLRKLNSVSELQDTPAVRGMINKISYLVKVL, encoded by the coding sequence ATGACGACGCAACAACAAACCGTCAAGGTGCAACTGGTCAAGAGCCCGATCGGCACCAAGCAATCGCATCGCGCCACCGTGCGTGGCCTGGGCCTGCGCAAGCTCAACAGCGTGAGCGAACTGCAGGACACGCCCGCGGTCCGCGGCATGATCAACAAGATCAGTTATCTGGTCAAAGTGCTCTAA
- the rplO gene encoding 50S ribosomal protein L15 — protein MELNGIKPAAGAKHAKRRVGRGIGSGLGKTAGRGHKGQKSRAGGFHKVGFEGGQMPLQRRLPKRGFKSQLLKFNAEVTLASLEQLGLAEVDVLALKQAGLVAQIAKVVKVVKSGELTKAVKLTGIGATAGAKAAIEAAGGSVA, from the coding sequence ATGGAACTCAATGGCATCAAGCCGGCAGCTGGCGCCAAGCACGCCAAGCGCCGTGTCGGCCGCGGTATCGGCTCCGGCCTCGGCAAGACCGCGGGCCGCGGTCACAAGGGTCAGAAGTCGCGCGCGGGCGGTTTCCACAAGGTGGGCTTCGAAGGCGGCCAGATGCCGCTGCAGCGTCGCCTGCCGAAGCGCGGCTTCAAGTCGCAGCTTCTGAAGTTCAACGCCGAAGTGACGCTCGCCTCGCTCGAGCAGCTCGGCCTGGCCGAAGTGGACGTGCTGGCTCTCAAGCAGGCCGGCCTGGTGGCTCAGATCGCCAAGGTCGTCAAGGTCGTGAAGTCGGGTGAGCTCACCAAGGCCGTCAAGCTGACGGGCATCGGTGCGACGGCCGGCGCCAAGGCTGCGATCGAAGCGGCCGGCGGCAGCGTTGCCTGA
- the rplF gene encoding 50S ribosomal protein L6, translating to MSRVGKMPVAIPAGVDVSIKEDQISVKGSGGTLSLARNALVNVVNKDGKLSFEPANDSREANAMSGTVRQLVNNMVVGVTKGFEKKLNLIGVGYKAQAQGAKLNLSVGFSHPVNKDMPQGITVATPTPTEVVIKGADRQRVGQVAAEIRAIRPPEPYKGKGIRYADEKVVIKETKKK from the coding sequence ATGTCCCGCGTAGGAAAAATGCCGGTCGCCATCCCCGCAGGCGTGGATGTGTCGATCAAGGAAGACCAGATCAGCGTCAAGGGCTCGGGCGGCACGCTCAGCCTCGCGCGCAATGCGCTGGTGAACGTCGTCAACAAGGACGGCAAGCTGAGCTTCGAGCCCGCCAACGATTCGCGTGAAGCCAACGCGATGAGCGGTACGGTTCGCCAGCTGGTGAACAACATGGTGGTCGGTGTGACCAAGGGCTTCGAGAAGAAGCTCAACCTGATCGGCGTCGGTTACAAGGCCCAGGCGCAAGGCGCCAAGCTGAACCTGTCGGTCGGTTTTTCGCATCCGGTCAACAAGGACATGCCGCAAGGCATCACGGTGGCAACGCCCACCCCGACCGAAGTCGTGATCAAGGGTGCCGACCGCCAGCGCGTCGGCCAAGTGGCCGCTGAGATCCGCGCCATCCGTCCGCCCGAGCCCTACAAGGGCAAGGGTATCCGCTATGCGGACGAGAAGGTCGTGATCAAAGAGACCAAGAAGAAGTAA